A stretch of the TM7 phylum sp. oral taxon 349 genome encodes the following:
- a CDS encoding ABC transporter permease: MRNAILHSVSRRLFSKENKSLFLELVRTDFKLRYQGSFIGYAWSLLKPLLLFVILYIVFVYFLKVGRDIEHYPVYLLLGIVMWNFFTEMTVQSLGSIVGRGDLIRKIKIPRWMIVLATSASASINLFFSLLVVFIFMAVNGVPVTLAGVGMLLLYVAITYVFALGISFLLSALYVRFRDVSYIWEIVLQAGFYATPIIYPLQMVKNVFIEKILILNPLALVIQGARHDLINSEQTLSFTTLWGSRPVMIVVSLSIIVIFIVVGIAYFKKQSRYFAENI, encoded by the coding sequence ATGAGAAACGCGATACTGCATAGTGTGTCTAGACGGCTATTCTCGAAAGAAAATAAGTCGTTATTCTTGGAACTAGTGAGAACAGACTTTAAATTGAGATACCAAGGGTCGTTTATTGGTTACGCGTGGTCGTTACTGAAACCTCTGCTGTTATTCGTTATTCTCTATATTGTCTTTGTTTATTTCTTAAAAGTTGGTCGCGACATTGAGCATTATCCTGTCTATCTATTGCTTGGAATTGTGATGTGGAATTTCTTTACTGAGATGACAGTACAAAGTCTTGGCTCAATTGTTGGTCGAGGCGATCTCATTAGGAAAATAAAGATCCCACGCTGGATGATTGTTTTAGCAACAAGCGCATCTGCGTCAATTAATTTATTTTTCAGCTTACTTGTTGTTTTTATATTTATGGCAGTTAATGGTGTACCAGTTACATTAGCAGGTGTTGGCATGCTGCTACTGTATGTAGCTATTACGTATGTATTCGCATTAGGCATATCTTTTCTACTGTCGGCTTTGTATGTTCGGTTTCGCGATGTTAGTTATATATGGGAAATAGTCCTGCAGGCAGGATTTTATGCAACACCTATAATCTACCCGCTCCAGATGGTAAAAAATGTATTTATTGAAAAGATTCTTATACTCAATCCGCTTGCGCTTGTTATCCAAGGTGCTCGTCATGACCTCATAAATAGTGAACAGACACTGTCGTTTACTACACTCTGGGGGAGCAGACCTGTAATGATTGTTGTTTCTTTGTCTATTATTGTTATATTTATTGTGGTAGGTATAGCTTATTTTAAGAAGCAATCTAGATATTTTGCGGAGAATATATAG
- a CDS encoding ABC transporter ATP-binding protein, with amino-acid sequence MSRNKKEVVIAVKNLHKDFILPRGRGNSFKSLLINFRRTYTEIQHTLRGISFNVHKGDFLGVVGRNGSGKSTLLKLLSGIYTPTKGSITVKGKLTPFIELGVGFNPELSGRDNVYLNGALLGFSRAEMGEKYDEIVAFSELERFMDQKLKNYSSGMQVRLAFSIAIQTNTDILVLDEVLAVGDEAFQRKCFDYFKQIKAQKKTVILVTHDMASVRRFCNRAIMIDNGKVVADGQPEEVANLYSLENIEKAVLTKKTATNKPWISVAVDKKILTPQDTLRATVEYYVPSNQSVSFGISVIDEASNRATSVIDDGFFRGNDDVTITSQKKGVYKYHYRLPLDEFNNRTFEIAATLFAYDSKRDEYEPIAYTTEKQIATFYVKSKNKDGGLLKRKGEWQKVK; translated from the coding sequence GTGAGTAGAAATAAAAAAGAGGTAGTTATTGCGGTTAAAAATCTTCATAAGGATTTTATACTTCCGCGTGGTCGTGGTAATTCATTTAAGAGTTTATTAATAAATTTTCGTCGAACCTATACGGAAATTCAGCATACGCTACGGGGCATTTCGTTCAATGTTCATAAAGGGGATTTTTTGGGTGTTGTCGGGAGAAACGGTAGTGGAAAAAGTACGTTATTGAAATTACTCTCAGGTATTTATACGCCAACGAAAGGCTCGATTACAGTTAAAGGCAAACTGACGCCATTTATTGAGCTCGGTGTCGGTTTTAATCCTGAACTGTCTGGACGAGATAACGTATATCTCAACGGTGCGCTGCTTGGTTTTTCGCGTGCTGAAATGGGCGAAAAATATGATGAAATTGTAGCATTTTCTGAGCTAGAGCGCTTTATGGATCAAAAATTAAAAAATTATTCAAGTGGAATGCAAGTCCGTCTGGCGTTTTCGATTGCAATTCAGACAAACACTGATATCTTAGTCCTTGACGAGGTGCTTGCGGTCGGTGATGAGGCGTTCCAGCGAAAATGTTTTGACTATTTTAAGCAGATAAAAGCACAGAAAAAAACAGTCATCTTAGTGACGCACGATATGGCGTCGGTTAGGCGATTTTGCAATCGTGCCATTATGATTGATAATGGCAAGGTAGTTGCCGATGGGCAGCCAGAAGAAGTGGCAAATCTATATAGTCTCGAAAATATTGAAAAAGCAGTTTTAACGAAGAAAACTGCCACTAATAAACCATGGATTAGCGTGGCAGTTGATAAAAAAATATTAACACCGCAAGATACGCTGCGCGCAACAGTTGAATATTATGTACCGAGTAACCAATCAGTTTCGTTTGGTATTTCGGTTATTGATGAAGCGTCAAATCGTGCAACGTCAGTGATTGATGATGGATTTTTCCGTGGCAATGATGATGTGACAATAACATCGCAAAAAAAAGGTGTGTATAAATATCACTATAGATTGCCGCTTGATGAATTCAACAATCGAACGTTTGAGATTGCTGCGACATTGTTTGCATATGATAGTAAGCGTGATGAGTATGAGCCAATTGCTTACACGACCGAGAAACAGATTGCAACGTTTTATGTAAAGAGTAAAAACAAAGATGGAGGATTACTAAAACGTAAAGGTGAGTGGCAGAAAGTAAAATAA
- a CDS encoding glycosyltransferase family 1 protein, translating to MLRKAYKFYAYTKQNGVGQAVRKTKRYLSKQQALAIKQPIEVMATIEDIMKADYVNHPYKAPAKNKHKKSLKIGWVLSPLSPGSGGQNTITRFVRHLQRAGHRVTIYVYEGIHPQSVKEATHILKTSFKLDVEVKKIAQYEESDALIATGWETAYPVFNIKTKAHKFYFVQDFEPYFYGLGSKAVLAENTYRMGFYGITAGRWLTKRVKEYGMKSDYFNFGADMDIYRPKTDAVTKQKKICFYARPVTERRAFELGVIALEKFHQNHPEYTIEFFGWDVSNYQIPFSYVNRGILSHEELARLYQESVACLVLSLTNVSLLPLELLAATCIPVMNEGENNSLVLGKNTYIHYTATTPIQLAQALCETVERKDIDEYAMKASASVKNLSWNDSYKKVEMIIRREVCGE from the coding sequence ATGTTACGAAAAGCGTATAAGTTTTATGCCTACACGAAACAGAATGGAGTAGGGCAAGCGGTTCGCAAGACGAAACGATACTTATCAAAGCAGCAGGCGCTGGCTATTAAACAGCCAATTGAAGTAATGGCAACAATTGAAGATATCATGAAGGCGGATTATGTTAACCATCCATATAAAGCTCCGGCAAAAAATAAACATAAGAAATCATTGAAGATTGGCTGGGTGCTTTCACCATTGTCGCCAGGGAGTGGCGGACAAAATACAATTACGCGGTTTGTTAGGCATTTACAGCGTGCCGGTCATCGGGTGACAATCTATGTCTACGAGGGAATTCACCCGCAATCAGTAAAAGAAGCGACGCACATTCTCAAAACAAGTTTTAAGCTTGATGTGGAGGTAAAAAAAATTGCGCAATATGAAGAATCTGATGCGTTAATCGCGACTGGCTGGGAAACGGCATACCCAGTATTTAACATTAAAACAAAAGCGCATAAATTCTATTTTGTGCAGGATTTTGAGCCATATTTTTATGGACTTGGTTCCAAGGCGGTGCTCGCAGAGAATACATATCGTATGGGGTTTTACGGTATCACTGCTGGACGATGGTTAACGAAACGAGTAAAAGAGTATGGCATGAAGTCGGATTATTTTAATTTTGGTGCCGACATGGATATTTATCGACCGAAAACTGATGCTGTAACAAAACAAAAGAAAATTTGTTTTTACGCACGACCAGTAACAGAGCGCCGCGCGTTTGAGCTTGGCGTGATCGCACTTGAGAAATTTCACCAGAATCATCCTGAGTATACGATTGAATTTTTCGGCTGGGACGTGTCGAATTATCAGATCCCTTTCTCATATGTTAATCGAGGTATTCTATCTCATGAAGAATTGGCTCGGTTGTACCAAGAATCAGTCGCTTGTTTAGTATTGTCATTGACAAATGTATCGCTTCTTCCTTTAGAGCTTTTGGCGGCAACATGTATTCCAGTGATGAATGAGGGCGAAAATAATAGTTTAGTTCTTGGCAAAAACACCTATATTCATTATACTGCGACAACACCGATCCAATTAGCACAGGCGTTATGTGAAACTGTTGAGCGAAAAGACATTGATGAGTATGCAATGAAAGCGTCGGCAAGCGTCAAGAATTTGTCATGGAATGATTCCTATAAAAAAGTTGAAATGATTATTCGTCGCGAGGTGTGTGGTGAATAA
- a CDS encoding glycosyltransferase family 2 protein, with product MNKRVDITIFIPTYFAEDTLAHLLRKIFKQKIDKTFEVLIYDTSSTDKTPKIIERFAKRHANLRHKTILKKDFQHGRVRQQAAEDAKGEFVVYLTQDAIPAHNRWLYELLKPFEINEKIVGVTGKQDPRPKTFPLLKREIRGVFSGLGPDNGTTIYYKDDFIKKQSQYDHVAFYSDVNSACRRNFVLHTIPYRELDYAEDQAFGRDVIEAGYMKAYASRGNVVHSNEFKIREYKNRMFDEVMGLRKAGIPVKAPSFLGIIKVVALGTVKDTIFTLRDSEYSWKRRLFYIAVNPIYNIEKWRGFRKAVEFDLNDQKTAHRYSLESRQARVRLKR from the coding sequence GTGAATAAACGCGTCGATATCACAATTTTTATTCCGACATATTTTGCAGAAGATACGCTTGCTCACCTATTGAGGAAGATTTTTAAGCAAAAAATTGATAAAACGTTTGAAGTGTTGATCTATGACACGAGCTCGACAGATAAAACGCCAAAAATTATTGAGCGATTTGCGAAGAGGCATGCCAACCTTCGTCACAAAACAATTCTTAAAAAAGATTTTCAGCATGGACGAGTTCGACAGCAGGCTGCTGAAGATGCAAAAGGAGAGTTTGTTGTATATCTGACGCAAGATGCAATTCCAGCGCACAATCGATGGCTTTATGAATTGCTGAAACCGTTTGAAATAAACGAGAAAATTGTCGGTGTGACTGGCAAACAAGATCCAAGACCAAAAACATTTCCGCTGTTAAAACGTGAAATTCGTGGTGTATTTTCTGGTCTTGGTCCAGATAATGGTACGACGATTTATTACAAAGATGACTTCATTAAAAAGCAGAGTCAATACGACCATGTGGCATTTTATTCCGATGTCAATTCTGCTTGCCGGCGCAACTTTGTCTTGCATACTATACCATATCGCGAATTGGATTATGCCGAAGATCAGGCATTCGGTCGCGATGTAATTGAGGCTGGCTATATGAAGGCGTATGCATCAAGAGGTAATGTTGTCCATTCAAATGAATTTAAAATTCGAGAATATAAAAATCGAATGTTTGATGAAGTGATGGGACTAAGGAAGGCAGGGATTCCGGTAAAGGCGCCATCGTTTCTTGGTATTATTAAAGTAGTCGCATTAGGCACTGTTAAAGATACGATTTTTACGCTGCGTGATAGTGAGTACTCCTGGAAACGCCGTCTATTCTATATTGCGGTTAACCCAATTTATAATATTGAAAAATGGCGTGGGTTTCGTAAGGCGGTGGAGTTTGATCTTAATGACCAAAAGACAGCTCATCGCTACTCGTTGGAATCGCGTCAGGCACGTGTCCGATTGAAACGTTAG
- a CDS encoding DUF2142 domain-containing protein yields MKKQLHIFSAKFEKLKKPHYLYGFIAIIAAVSFVFLTPPFQAPDEEAHYMRAYQFAKGHIILGKQQGNTLSACTPKEAINDMLEVRGSDIRGNTNKKYDIRDVKRKLFDKIDKPQECGKYDTTDTHNYSILGYLPAVFGIGLIDAVNGPPMVGFYLARLFTAIISIAIISIAIYLIPRRKLVLIVVSLLPMLVFQQSVISVDGVSFAILALFIAYTSRLYYEKSIDKKQWIKLAAIVFALCISKPLLYIFIPYIFILLSKKNRKKIFIILAFSVLTVIGFMIMGRMLYGKVRVGGAEGANYLEQAKYLIGAPTKIPEIALNTYTTNYGDSIIQGIIGVFGVADTTMPIWVYFMAAINISFTFLLSSVDDNKTKRLKKIHIIVFSLLIIFYFAIVNGAIYVFYSPVKFEILYGVQGRYFLPILLALVPIPIRYITVNKNQYSKLRRDIIITSVCILLIAVYIVLRRYYLYTP; encoded by the coding sequence ATGAAAAAACAACTTCATATCTTTTCTGCTAAGTTTGAAAAACTAAAAAAACCTCATTATTTGTACGGATTTATCGCCATCATTGCTGCTGTTAGTTTTGTCTTTCTGACGCCGCCGTTTCAAGCTCCGGATGAAGAGGCTCATTATATGAGGGCTTACCAGTTTGCGAAAGGACATATTATCTTGGGTAAGCAACAAGGAAATACATTAAGTGCTTGCACTCCCAAGGAAGCCATAAATGATATGTTAGAGGTTAGGGGCTCGGATATCAGAGGTAACACAAACAAGAAGTATGATATACGTGATGTCAAAAGAAAATTATTTGATAAAATTGATAAACCGCAAGAGTGCGGTAAATATGATACAACAGATACGCATAACTATAGCATACTAGGATATCTCCCTGCAGTATTCGGGATAGGTTTGATTGATGCGGTGAATGGACCTCCTATGGTAGGATTCTATCTTGCACGTTTGTTTACAGCTATCATTTCAATCGCTATCATTTCAATCGCTATCTACCTTATTCCTAGGCGCAAATTGGTATTAATTGTCGTCTCGTTGTTACCAATGTTGGTTTTTCAGCAATCTGTCATATCTGTAGATGGTGTATCGTTTGCTATATTGGCGCTATTTATAGCGTACACCTCTAGATTGTACTACGAAAAGAGTATTGATAAAAAACAGTGGATTAAATTAGCTGCTATAGTTTTTGCGCTATGCATCAGTAAACCATTGTTGTATATATTTATACCATATATCTTTATACTGTTATCTAAGAAAAATCGTAAAAAGATTTTTATTATATTAGCTTTTTCCGTATTGACCGTTATTGGGTTTATGATAATGGGGCGAATGCTATATGGTAAGGTTCGTGTAGGTGGTGCGGAAGGGGCAAATTATTTAGAGCAGGCGAAATATTTAATAGGAGCTCCCACGAAGATTCCGGAAATCGCTTTAAATACTTATACGACTAATTACGGTGATTCTATTATCCAGGGCATAATAGGGGTGTTCGGGGTTGCTGACACGACAATGCCAATTTGGGTGTATTTTATGGCTGCTATAAATATTTCTTTTACATTTTTATTATCATCGGTAGATGATAATAAAACGAAAAGACTGAAAAAAATACATATAATAGTATTTTCTCTATTAATAATATTTTATTTTGCAATAGTAAATGGTGCGATATATGTATTCTATAGTCCAGTGAAATTTGAAATTTTGTATGGAGTACAAGGTAGATACTTCTTGCCAATTCTACTTGCCCTTGTGCCAATACCAATTAGATATATTACCGTAAATAAGAATCAGTATAGTAAACTGCGGAGAGATATAATAATTACTTCGGTTTGTATACTACTAATAGCGGTGTATATAGTGTTACGTAGATATTATCTCTATACGCCATGA
- a CDS encoding DegT/DnrJ/EryC1/StrS family aminotransferase: MISIASPIVESEEIKAVNDVLESGMLAQGPKTAQLEEDWAKYCGTKYALAVNSGTAAIHSALYAAGVREGDEVITTPYSFIATINPILMLGARPVLVDIDSATFNIDVTKIEAAVTSKTKAIVPVDLYGQPCEWDELRAVADKHNLMIIEDACQAIGADYKSKKAGALGDLGCFSLYATKNIMCGEGGIVTTNSDEQAAAIRSFRQHGMVAPYEYAELGYNYRMSDLHAAIAVEQLKKVDNFTVRRQHVASELNKALNGIKGIQLPSVAPDRSHVYHQYTVVLTDDANVSRDEFVAGLRERGVGAGIYYPKPLHVYPHIAKLGYKVGDFPIAEDLAARVVSLPVHPKVSDEDVATIARAVKEVLANG, translated from the coding sequence ATGATATCAATCGCATCACCAATTGTAGAAAGTGAGGAAATAAAAGCCGTTAATGATGTGCTTGAGTCGGGGATGTTGGCTCAGGGGCCAAAGACTGCTCAGTTGGAAGAAGATTGGGCAAAGTACTGCGGCACAAAATATGCGCTCGCAGTAAATAGCGGTACGGCTGCAATACATTCTGCGCTGTATGCGGCTGGCGTGCGCGAGGGCGATGAAGTTATTACGACACCGTACAGCTTCATTGCGACGATTAACCCGATTTTGATGCTTGGTGCTCGCCCGGTATTGGTTGATATTGATTCGGCGACGTTTAACATTGACGTGACAAAAATTGAAGCAGCGGTGACATCAAAAACGAAGGCGATCGTGCCAGTTGATTTGTACGGTCAACCGTGCGAGTGGGACGAATTACGCGCGGTTGCTGATAAGCACAATTTGATGATTATAGAAGACGCCTGTCAGGCGATCGGTGCTGATTATAAGAGTAAAAAAGCAGGTGCGCTCGGTGATTTAGGCTGCTTTTCGCTGTATGCTACTAAAAATATTATGTGCGGCGAAGGCGGTATCGTCACAACCAATAGCGACGAGCAGGCTGCGGCAATTCGCTCGTTCCGCCAGCATGGTATGGTCGCGCCGTATGAATACGCTGAGCTTGGCTATAACTACCGGATGTCAGATTTACATGCGGCAATTGCTGTCGAGCAGCTGAAGAAAGTTGATAACTTTACAGTGCGTCGCCAGCATGTTGCGAGCGAGTTGAATAAAGCACTCAATGGCATAAAGGGGATTCAGCTGCCGAGCGTTGCTCCGGATCGTTCGCATGTATACCACCAATACACGGTTGTGCTGACTGATGACGCGAACGTTTCGCGCGATGAGTTCGTTGCCGGTTTGCGCGAGCGCGGTGTAGGCGCTGGGATTTATTACCCAAAGCCATTGCATGTCTATCCGCATATCGCAAAACTTGGTTACAAAGTTGGCGATTTCCCTATAGCAGAAGATTTGGCGGCTCGGGTTGTGTCGCTGCCAGTTCATCCGAAAGTGTCAGACGAGGACGTCGCTACTATTGCTAGAGCAGTCAAGGAGGTGCTTGCAAATGGCTAA
- a CDS encoding Gfo/Idh/MocA family oxidoreductase, whose product MANPQKEGKLRTAVIGTGNMGKNHVRNYFMLPEAELVGIADVNPAAKALADEYRTSFFTDYKKMLDEVHPDAVSVVVPTPFHLEVAREVMSRGIHCMLEKPIASSVEAADELIACAKKYKVVFTVGHIERFNPVMKKLKQMVDEKAIGEITSVVCKRVGSFPMNEPKTDVIIDLAVHDIDLVSYLLGKQPVSITSHGSRTHHSKKIDSAEILMDYGRASGFIQANWLTPVKIRTIALTGSMGYLEANYITQELVYYKHNMKGEESDGFTDFVRRMGEPEKRVIKVDFEEPLAAELKAFIAKSMGRTAAIVDPRDAREALKIALESIAPFEAKGGK is encoded by the coding sequence ATGGCTAATCCACAAAAAGAAGGAAAGCTACGCACTGCTGTTATTGGTACGGGCAACATGGGTAAGAATCATGTACGGAATTACTTCATGCTTCCGGAAGCTGAGTTAGTGGGTATCGCTGACGTAAACCCCGCAGCAAAAGCACTTGCCGATGAATACCGTACAAGCTTTTTTACTGATTATAAGAAGATGCTTGACGAGGTTCATCCTGATGCGGTATCGGTTGTTGTACCGACACCATTCCACCTTGAAGTTGCGCGCGAAGTGATGAGCCGAGGTATTCACTGTATGCTTGAGAAACCGATTGCTTCATCGGTGGAAGCGGCCGACGAGCTGATTGCTTGTGCAAAAAAGTATAAAGTCGTCTTCACGGTTGGGCATATTGAACGCTTTAACCCTGTCATGAAGAAATTAAAACAGATGGTTGATGAGAAAGCGATTGGTGAAATAACCTCGGTGGTCTGTAAGCGGGTAGGCAGTTTCCCCATGAATGAGCCAAAAACTGATGTCATCATTGATCTTGCCGTGCATGACATTGATCTCGTTAGCTACCTACTCGGTAAACAACCTGTATCTATTACAAGCCACGGATCACGAACTCACCACTCTAAAAAGATTGATTCGGCCGAAATACTAATGGACTATGGCCGTGCGTCTGGTTTTATTCAGGCAAATTGGCTGACGCCGGTTAAAATTCGTACTATTGCGCTTACCGGTTCAATGGGCTATCTTGAGGCGAATTATATTACTCAAGAACTTGTATACTATAAGCATAATATGAAGGGGGAAGAAAGCGACGGATTCACCGACTTCGTTCGACGAATGGGCGAGCCAGAAAAACGAGTTATTAAAGTTGATTTCGAAGAGCCTCTAGCCGCTGAATTGAAAGCATTTATAGCAAAATCGATGGGTCGAACGGCGGCAATTGTAGACCCGCGTGATGCTCGAGAGGCACTGAAGATTGCCCTTGAATCGATTGCTCCATTTGAGGCAAAAGGAGGTAAATAG
- a CDS encoding DegT/DnrJ/EryC1/StrS aminotransferase family protein has product MKLSSFTASFHEYEYSLEYYHGKDVLHEGSLLKIDPSYSWERINRKIRNKIRQAQKQDIGIRRVTGTAKDIANFRTIWFDPNDETLPVQLSDDEVMYLAYANGELIGGLILTPSTPNTLYMHNLGGNEFAKRHNVPALLLWHAVEDLVGTRWQYIDVGVSFRPTLYNFFKNWKVDGYPIIFSPPFIRPDIRLTPFTGRDIVRFNNDTPKQADEIIAQYFGDTYTILPRAISCLQVVLKYLGIGKSDSVAVYKTFAGNEYISGCVRTPIKQHGTMVREIDDSTKAVVVIHEFGIPYENLRELKKRCEEKNIPLIEDCAWSYGSELADGTRIGSVGDYAIYSLPKILPVQYGSVLVGLQVSDEDNWQNYQLLDFYKREIVRKALVEHLPRLESYNLQRRKNWQTLSEWFVRDGFTEIGTLGKKVYPGAYIVKVPEYEDIFSRYEMFGVETGRYYPDEALFLPVHQSLAQNELAYMYGVFRGKLNLCSNYQRGGKK; this is encoded by the coding sequence GTGAAGCTATCAAGTTTTACTGCTTCATTTCATGAATATGAGTATAGCCTGGAGTATTATCACGGAAAAGATGTGCTACATGAAGGGTCGCTGCTAAAAATTGATCCATCATATTCTTGGGAGCGAATTAATCGTAAAATTCGTAATAAAATTAGGCAAGCGCAGAAACAAGATATTGGCATTAGGCGTGTTACCGGTACTGCAAAGGACATTGCTAACTTTCGGACTATATGGTTTGATCCAAATGATGAGACTCTGCCAGTTCAGCTCTCTGATGATGAAGTGATGTATCTTGCGTACGCTAATGGCGAGTTGATTGGCGGTCTAATCTTAACACCATCAACGCCAAATACGCTATACATGCATAACCTCGGTGGCAATGAATTTGCAAAGCGACATAATGTACCTGCATTGCTTTTGTGGCATGCTGTAGAGGATTTGGTAGGTACGCGGTGGCAGTATATTGATGTCGGCGTGAGTTTTCGCCCTACGCTGTATAACTTTTTCAAAAATTGGAAGGTTGATGGCTATCCTATTATATTCTCTCCTCCGTTTATTCGACCAGACATTCGCTTAACTCCGTTTACCGGTCGAGATATTGTACGCTTTAATAACGATACGCCAAAGCAGGCTGATGAAATTATCGCGCAATACTTTGGCGATACGTATACTATTTTGCCACGGGCGATTAGCTGTCTTCAGGTGGTGCTAAAATATCTTGGTATCGGTAAGAGCGATTCTGTTGCGGTTTATAAAACATTTGCGGGCAACGAATACATTAGCGGTTGTGTACGAACTCCGATTAAGCAGCACGGCACAATGGTTCGCGAAATTGACGACTCAACAAAAGCGGTTGTAGTGATTCATGAATTTGGCATACCGTATGAGAATCTACGTGAACTAAAGAAACGATGTGAAGAAAAAAATATTCCGTTGATTGAGGATTGTGCATGGTCGTATGGAAGCGAATTAGCAGATGGTACGCGTATTGGATCGGTGGGTGATTATGCGATTTATAGTTTGCCAAAGATTCTACCGGTGCAATATGGCAGCGTATTGGTGGGTCTTCAGGTATCAGATGAAGATAATTGGCAAAACTACCAATTGCTTGATTTTTATAAGCGTGAAATTGTTCGAAAAGCTTTAGTCGAACATTTGCCGCGTCTTGAGTCGTATAATTTGCAGCGCAGGAAAAACTGGCAGACGCTATCCGAGTGGTTTGTGCGAGATGGCTTTACTGAAATCGGCACGTTGGGCAAAAAAGTTTACCCTGGTGCATACATCGTGAAGGTGCCAGAATATGAAGATATATTTTCTCGGTATGAAATGTTTGGTGTAGAAACCGGGCGTTATTATCCAGATGAAGCGTTATTCTTGCCGGTGCATCAAAGCTTAGCACAAAATGAGCTGGCGTATATGTACGGCGTATTTCGAGGTAAGCTTAATCTGTGCAGCAATTATCAACGAGGCGGTAAAAAGTGA
- a CDS encoding metallophosphoesterase, whose translation MIYALYSDIHNDRDGWRRLSRHQAFLTADRRICLGDVINAHMPEEAIKFYRQVAKASDAVVLGNHEAIFTGKCDIATFHPRLSQKLSQAKTWLTATEPQLVKEFARLPQRINLGEEAVATHGSFSADNPWRHIRYIEDVADEAAHTSARIAFLGHGHIPFIAYKKEGYWFYDRQVYRKPFLLDSDTPYIINIGSVLGSREMRWHEKTFVAYNDEIPCVTFYELTGYKEK comes from the coding sequence GTGATATATGCCCTCTATTCGGATATCCATAACGATAGGGATGGTTGGCGGCGGCTAAGCCGGCATCAGGCATTTTTGACGGCTGATAGGCGAATTTGTCTTGGCGATGTTATTAATGCGCATATGCCAGAAGAAGCGATTAAGTTCTACCGGCAGGTAGCAAAGGCAAGTGATGCTGTAGTGCTCGGTAATCACGAAGCGATTTTTACAGGTAAGTGTGATATTGCAACTTTCCACCCGCGGCTTTCTCAAAAACTTTCTCAGGCGAAAACTTGGTTGACGGCCACTGAACCGCAGCTTGTAAAAGAATTTGCACGGCTACCGCAACGTATAAACCTCGGCGAAGAAGCGGTGGCGACGCATGGTAGTTTTTCTGCAGATAATCCATGGAGGCATATTCGCTATATAGAAGATGTTGCAGATGAGGCGGCGCATACATCTGCGAGAATTGCTTTTTTGGGCCACGGACATATCCCATTTATTGCATACAAAAAAGAAGGGTATTGGTTCTATGATCGCCAAGTATATCGTAAGCCATTTTTGCTAGATAGTGATACGCCGTATATCATTAATATAGGGAGCGTACTTGGCTCTCGTGAAATGCGTTGGCATGAAAAGACGTTCGTAGCGTATAATGATGAAATACCTTGCGTGACGTTTTACGAGCTAACGGGATATAAGGAGAAATGA